Proteins found in one Eriocheir sinensis breed Jianghai 21 chromosome 14, ASM2467909v1, whole genome shotgun sequence genomic segment:
- the LOC126998581 gene encoding WD repeat domain phosphoinositide-interacting protein 4-like isoform X2 has product MLLKTTMTTREKVHSLRFNQDHGCFICCMDSGVRIYNVEPLAEKTHLKNVAGSVGHGEMLHRTNLIAMVGGGAVPKYADNTVLIYDDCKSKLVLEFTFSAPVLAVRLRKDRLVVVCQRQIHVFSFPHSPQRLFTCETRDNLLGLCEVSPLPSADRHILCFPAHKLGAVQLVDLLTTETTVSQAPFTIQAHKSELACLSINREGTLLATASLKGTLIRVWETARRVLLAELRRGSDPATVYCINFSSDSEFLCCSSDKGTIHIFALKDTRLNRRSTFSKIGFLGGYMESQWALANFTVPPECACICAFGANSTVYAICVDGTFHKYVYKADGTCNRESFDVYLDLVADEEF; this is encoded by the exons ATGCTGCTGAAGACCACCATGACCACCAGGGAGAAGGTCCACAGCCTAAGGTTCAACCAGGATCATG GCTGCTTTATTTGTTGTATGGATTCAGGCGTGAGGATATACAATGTGGAGCCACTTGCTGAAAAGACACATTTAA AAAATGTGGCCGGCAGTGTTGGCCATGGGGAGATGCTGCATCGGACAAACTTGATAGCAATGGTTGGTGGGGGTGCTGTCCCAAAGTATGCAGACAACACTGTCCTCATATATGATGACTGTAAATCCAAGCTAGTCCTAGAATTTACTTTCTCAGCCCCAGTGTTGGCTGTCAGACTCAGGAAAGACAG ATTAGTAGTGGTGTGTCAGCGACAGATCCACGTATTTTCTTTTCCACATTCTCCTCAGCGACTCTTTACTTGTGAGACTCGGGACAATCTGCTGGGACTCTGTGAAGTATCCCCACTCCCATCTGCTGACAGACATATATTGTGCTTCCCGGCACACAAACTTGGTGCTGTACAGTTGGTG GACCTTTTGACAACTGAAACAACTGTTTCTCAAGCTCCTTTTACCATCCAAGCACACAAGAGTGAATTAGCATGCTTGAGTATCAACAGAGAAGGCACATTGCTGGCAACAGCCTCCCTGAAGGGCACACTCATTCGGGTGTGGGAAACTGCCAGGAGGGTGTTGCTGGCTGAGCTAAGAAGAGGCTCTGACCCAGCCACTGTGTATTG CATAAACTTCAGCAGTGATAGTGAATTCCTCTGCTGCTCCAGTGACAAAGGCACAATCCACATATTTGCACTCAAAGACACTCGCCTGAATCGACGCTCTAC GTTTTCAAAAATAGGTTTTCTAGGAGGATACATGGAGTCACAGTGGGCCTTAGCAAATTTTACTGTTCCTCCTGAGTGTGCATGCATATGTGCATTTGGAGCCAATTCTACTGTATATG CAATATGTGTTGATGGGACTTTCCACAAGTATGTATACAAAGCAGATGGTACTTGCAACAGAGAATCATTTGATGTCTACTTGGATCTTGTTGCAGATGAAGAGTTCTAA
- the LOC126998581 gene encoding WD repeat domain phosphoinositide-interacting protein 4-like isoform X1, whose product MLLKTTMTTREKVHSLRFNQDHGCFICCMDSGVRIYNVEPLAEKTHLKENVAGSVGHGEMLHRTNLIAMVGGGAVPKYADNTVLIYDDCKSKLVLEFTFSAPVLAVRLRKDRLVVVCQRQIHVFSFPHSPQRLFTCETRDNLLGLCEVSPLPSADRHILCFPAHKLGAVQLVDLLTTETTVSQAPFTIQAHKSELACLSINREGTLLATASLKGTLIRVWETARRVLLAELRRGSDPATVYCINFSSDSEFLCCSSDKGTIHIFALKDTRLNRRSTFSKIGFLGGYMESQWALANFTVPPECACICAFGANSTVYAICVDGTFHKYVYKADGTCNRESFDVYLDLVADEEF is encoded by the exons ATGCTGCTGAAGACCACCATGACCACCAGGGAGAAGGTCCACAGCCTAAGGTTCAACCAGGATCATG GCTGCTTTATTTGTTGTATGGATTCAGGCGTGAGGATATACAATGTGGAGCCACTTGCTGAAAAGACACATTTAA AAGAAAATGTGGCCGGCAGTGTTGGCCATGGGGAGATGCTGCATCGGACAAACTTGATAGCAATGGTTGGTGGGGGTGCTGTCCCAAAGTATGCAGACAACACTGTCCTCATATATGATGACTGTAAATCCAAGCTAGTCCTAGAATTTACTTTCTCAGCCCCAGTGTTGGCTGTCAGACTCAGGAAAGACAG ATTAGTAGTGGTGTGTCAGCGACAGATCCACGTATTTTCTTTTCCACATTCTCCTCAGCGACTCTTTACTTGTGAGACTCGGGACAATCTGCTGGGACTCTGTGAAGTATCCCCACTCCCATCTGCTGACAGACATATATTGTGCTTCCCGGCACACAAACTTGGTGCTGTACAGTTGGTG GACCTTTTGACAACTGAAACAACTGTTTCTCAAGCTCCTTTTACCATCCAAGCACACAAGAGTGAATTAGCATGCTTGAGTATCAACAGAGAAGGCACATTGCTGGCAACAGCCTCCCTGAAGGGCACACTCATTCGGGTGTGGGAAACTGCCAGGAGGGTGTTGCTGGCTGAGCTAAGAAGAGGCTCTGACCCAGCCACTGTGTATTG CATAAACTTCAGCAGTGATAGTGAATTCCTCTGCTGCTCCAGTGACAAAGGCACAATCCACATATTTGCACTCAAAGACACTCGCCTGAATCGACGCTCTAC GTTTTCAAAAATAGGTTTTCTAGGAGGATACATGGAGTCACAGTGGGCCTTAGCAAATTTTACTGTTCCTCCTGAGTGTGCATGCATATGTGCATTTGGAGCCAATTCTACTGTATATG CAATATGTGTTGATGGGACTTTCCACAAGTATGTATACAAAGCAGATGGTACTTGCAACAGAGAATCATTTGATGTCTACTTGGATCTTGTTGCAGATGAAGAGTTCTAA